A DNA window from Natronogracilivirga saccharolytica contains the following coding sequences:
- the ric gene encoding iron-sulfur cluster repair di-iron protein: MNTSELHQTTVSDIVCSNYHAAGVFREYGIDFCCGGDITLREACERKGISTEEVSGKLLDALEKREASDEQFQDWSPGLLIDYIESRHHRFVRQKVYEIADYAKKVAHVHGQRHPWNITIYQDFLELSEDMLDHLEEEEKKVFPLIRKIEEMSNKGAAIDADTVKKLHDGLELLHEDHEGAGNLMASIRQASNGFTPPDDACTKYRILYKNLAGFEEDLHKHVHLEKNLLFRKAQALV; the protein is encoded by the coding sequence ATGAACACATCTGAATTGCATCAAACCACCGTAAGTGACATTGTCTGCTCAAACTACCATGCCGCCGGCGTGTTCCGGGAGTATGGTATTGATTTTTGCTGCGGAGGGGATATCACACTCCGGGAAGCATGTGAAAGGAAAGGAATCTCAACTGAGGAGGTATCCGGAAAACTTCTGGATGCACTGGAAAAAAGGGAAGCATCTGATGAACAATTTCAGGACTGGAGCCCGGGTTTGCTGATTGATTACATTGAAAGCAGGCATCACCGGTTTGTCCGTCAGAAAGTATATGAAATAGCAGATTATGCAAAAAAAGTGGCCCATGTTCATGGTCAGCGCCACCCGTGGAACATAACCATTTATCAGGATTTCCTGGAGCTCTCCGAGGACATGCTCGATCACCTGGAAGAAGAGGAAAAAAAGGTCTTTCCACTAATTCGAAAGATAGAAGAGATGAGCAATAAAGGAGCAGCAATTGATGCAGATACAGTAAAAAAGCTGCACGACGGACTGGAGCTGCTTCATGAAGATCATGAAGGTGCCGGCAACCTCATGGCTTCCATCAGACAAGCGAGCAATGGCTTTACTCCTCCCGATGATGCCTGCACTAAATACCGAATTCTTTACAAAAACCTGGCCGGATTTGAAGAGGATCTTCATAAACACGTGCATCTTGAAAAAAATCTTCTGTTCCGCAAAGCCCAGGCTTTGGTCTGA
- a CDS encoding AraC family ligand binding domain-containing protein gives MPKRFEAELFEPKNLPERGILSETIFKNDHTAMVMMHLAPGEELNEHTSKFPVWIQTIDGRGVLKTPDDEQDMTPGSWIYLEPSEEHGVYPAGETFVRFALIIMKK, from the coding sequence ATGCCAAAAAGATTTGAAGCAGAATTATTCGAACCAAAAAATTTACCTGAGCGCGGTATTCTCAGTGAAACAATTTTTAAAAACGATCATACGGCAATGGTCATGATGCACCTTGCTCCGGGAGAGGAGTTGAACGAGCACACCTCGAAGTTTCCTGTCTGGATTCAGACCATCGATGGCCGGGGTGTTCTGAAAACACCGGATGATGAGCAGGATATGACTCCGGGCAGCTGGATCTATCTCGAACCTTCCGAGGAACATGGCGTGTATCCCGCCGGCGAGACATTCGTCCGTTTTGCGCTCATCATCATGAAAAAATAG
- a CDS encoding S8 family peptidase, which produces MTILTISILMLLVLWQPAEAQNGAGDHHPDRIMILFEAQSPVISEIAPGPELQKSFPDGIITLERAASMPETEALIRDYGLESMRKMVRSSVNRKVNSDELPARDRMFVAYIAESRDLDEVIRQLQQRNDIIYAEPDFKGKGSGKQNSNTNAFPNDRLFHLQWGLENSGQAIDEVDGVAGIDINILPAWEITTGSSDVTLAVLDSGQPDSVPDFGNRVVPGYNFVSNSTNTADDHGHGTSVASIALATGDNDGVMAGVDWNASIMPVKILDENNEGSYSWWIDGIYWAMDNGADVLNMSVGGSSESNLLRQAVEDALSESVHVIACMMNEDNDVTFYPAGYDGVVSVGAINSRGERASPFSWGGGSNYGDHIDLVAPGDMIVSLSSQDPESGTYWSGTSQAAPMVAGVVSMMLSLDPGLSPQEVKDLLTEQADGDGTWDRYYGWGRLDAHEVIRAVYNPTGTEVATDKPEDFLLEQNYPNPFNPSTEIGFRLPEAADVRLEVFDILGRRVALLVDEQMAAGRHQVTFDGTNLSSGTYIYRLTTGDMMRSRTMVLLK; this is translated from the coding sequence ATGACCATTTTGACAATTTCAATACTTATGCTGCTCGTATTGTGGCAGCCGGCAGAAGCACAAAACGGCGCGGGCGATCATCATCCTGACCGGATTATGATCCTGTTCGAAGCGCAGAGTCCGGTTATTTCAGAAATCGCGCCCGGACCCGAACTTCAGAAGTCGTTTCCTGATGGTATCATCACACTGGAAAGAGCGGCATCCATGCCCGAAACCGAAGCACTGATTCGCGATTACGGACTGGAGTCTATGCGGAAAATGGTCCGCTCTTCGGTGAACCGGAAGGTGAATTCTGACGAACTGCCTGCCCGTGACCGCATGTTTGTTGCGTATATTGCTGAATCACGTGATCTCGACGAGGTGATCCGGCAGCTTCAGCAGCGCAATGACATCATATATGCCGAGCCGGACTTCAAGGGAAAAGGAAGCGGCAAACAGAACTCAAATACAAACGCATTCCCCAACGACCGGTTATTTCACCTGCAGTGGGGGCTGGAAAATTCCGGTCAGGCTATCGATGAAGTGGATGGGGTCGCCGGAATAGACATCAACATCCTTCCGGCATGGGAAATTACGACCGGAAGCAGTGATGTCACGCTGGCTGTTCTCGATTCCGGTCAGCCCGATTCTGTCCCGGATTTCGGCAACCGCGTTGTGCCGGGATATAATTTTGTCAGTAACAGCACAAATACGGCAGATGATCACGGCCACGGAACCAGCGTGGCGAGTATCGCCCTTGCAACCGGCGATAACGACGGCGTGATGGCCGGGGTGGACTGGAACGCCTCCATCATGCCCGTGAAAATCCTGGATGAAAACAATGAGGGTTCTTATTCCTGGTGGATTGACGGTATTTACTGGGCGATGGATAACGGCGCCGATGTTCTGAATATGAGCGTGGGAGGAAGCAGCGAGAGCAACTTGCTGCGACAGGCAGTGGAAGATGCATTATCAGAGAGTGTCCATGTCATCGCCTGCATGATGAATGAAGACAACGATGTTACCTTTTATCCGGCCGGGTACGACGGAGTGGTGTCGGTCGGTGCGATTAATAGCCGGGGAGAGCGTGCCAGCCCGTTCAGCTGGGGCGGCGGCAGTAATTATGGAGATCATATCGATCTTGTAGCCCCCGGGGATATGATTGTTTCCTTATCGAGCCAGGATCCCGAAAGTGGAACGTACTGGTCGGGAACATCCCAGGCTGCCCCGATGGTGGCCGGTGTGGTTTCCATGATGCTTTCTCTGGATCCCGGTTTGTCACCGCAGGAAGTTAAAGATCTGCTGACGGAGCAAGCCGATGGTGACGGGACCTGGGACCGGTATTACGGATGGGGCCGGCTTGATGCCCATGAAGTCATCAGGGCGGTGTATAATCCTACGGGAACCGAAGTTGCAACGGACAAGCCGGAGGATTTTTTGTTGGAGCAAAACTACCCCAATCCGTTCAATCCTTCAACAGAAATCGGATTCCGCCTTCCGGAGGCCGCAGATGTACGGCTCGAGGTTTTCGACATTCTGGGACGGCGGGTGGCATTGCTGGTCGATGAACAGATGGCGGCGGGACGGCATCAGGTTACTTTCGACGGGACGAACCTGTCCAGCGGCACCTATATTTACAGGCTGACAACCGGGGATATGATGCGGTCGCGCACGATGGTTCTTTTGAAATAA
- a CDS encoding phosphodiester glycosidase family protein, whose amino-acid sequence MNIKKLPAYIFIWLMPAALLSGCGNDSDSVLSSFPEPESWTLTQLDDGVELIQRHYDSLFDAPQFIHVVSVTPDAGDIGLGFSSGYLFDDLRKPVSRYGERLGAIAAINSGFGHGGPDYANSGILKIDGELLPFFDDEPDELHFVGSSAVGLDEDGMPVFRTRNGDDWDDEWPEVDHAMAGGHMLVTGGSVYPVVYDESYTTHIEDRHSAVRHPRTAICRTYGGHTLLIAADGRHDGEAEGLTLNELARFMLDLGCMDGINLDGGGSTTMWTAAKGVVNHPTDNQEFDHEGEREIKTVIYVK is encoded by the coding sequence ATGAATATCAAAAAGCTGCCCGCATACATATTTATCTGGCTGATGCCGGCAGCGCTGCTGTCCGGATGCGGCAATGACAGCGACTCGGTGCTCAGTTCGTTTCCGGAGCCGGAATCCTGGACACTCACCCAACTGGATGACGGAGTGGAGCTGATTCAACGCCACTATGATTCGCTGTTCGATGCGCCCCAGTTTATCCATGTCGTTTCAGTGACCCCGGATGCCGGTGACATCGGCCTTGGATTCTCGTCCGGCTACCTGTTCGATGACCTTCGCAAACCGGTGTCACGATACGGGGAGCGCCTCGGGGCCATTGCTGCCATCAATTCCGGTTTCGGACACGGCGGACCGGACTATGCCAATTCCGGAATACTCAAAATCGACGGTGAACTGCTGCCTTTTTTTGATGACGAACCCGACGAGCTCCATTTTGTCGGCAGTTCGGCTGTGGGTCTGGATGAGGACGGGATGCCTGTTTTCCGCACCAGGAACGGCGATGACTGGGACGACGAGTGGCCTGAAGTAGATCATGCCATGGCGGGCGGACACATGCTGGTTACCGGCGGATCGGTCTATCCCGTTGTCTATGACGAGTCCTACACGACCCATATCGAAGACCGCCATTCAGCCGTCAGACATCCCCGGACCGCCATCTGCCGCACCTATGGCGGACACACCCTTCTGATTGCCGCAGACGGACGCCACGATGGCGAGGCCGAAGGGCTTACCCTCAACGAACTCGCCCGTTTCATGCTGGATCTCGGATGTATGGACGGCATCAACCTCGACGGGGGCGGGTCAACTACCATGTGGACCGCTGCGAAAGGAGTGGTCAATCACCCCACTGACAATCAGGAGTTTGACCATGAAGGAGAGCGTGAGATCAAGACCGTGATCTATGTGAAATAG
- a CDS encoding UPF0182 family protein yields the protein MTLRILRIALIIIIPLILLMIFSSWIMEWVWLRELGYADIFRVLKSTQVMMFLGAFLLSGIYLMINFRFLARQLQNSRLVTTIIGSLNIAIPADRQYKWLRRAFTAGSLIIAFIFALAIMLRWDDALRFFYAQPFGAVDPVFGREISFYMFQLPLISTIQGSITALAFFVTFLLAVIYFATDMISARPNEGLRADPSALMQIKINGAIWLLFLGFGFFLSRYELLFREDGVVFGAGYTHVAIELPALWIASILTILLAALLIASRWVRMNKVLAGVAVLVVLSLLFGRLILPAAVQQFRVDPNELEVERPYIEHNIEMTRLAYGLDNVREIDYSADDTLKAGDIRENQEIIENIRLWDPRLLIQTYRQLQEIRPYYQFNTIGIDRYRIDGEKQQVMLAGRELSPRLPDGSNTWVNRHLQYTHGYGVAMSPVNRSNRQGEPLMLARDLPPVTHPDIPIDNAAIYYGKQSVGYHIVNTGTEELHYPAGDGNVYHHYSGSGGIPFRSWFHRLLFAWELGDINILLSDYITPESRLQIWRGVQDRIERIAPFLQLDEDPYLVVHDGRLVWIQDAYTTSSKFPYSEPQGDINYMRNPVKIVVDAYEGSVDFYVVDETDPVMAVYQNIFPDIFQPADQVPEGLEEHFRYPVNLFEVQMQQYTRYHMTNPRVFYNDEDRWRRPFEQYAGQRTVMEPYYVLGRLPGEETEELEFKLISPFTPEGRNNMIAWMAARSDPEHYGELITYRLPKDRLIFGPSQIESRIDQDPEISRQLALWDQRGSRVIRGNLLVVPVANSFMYVEPVFLLADRDDIPQLQRVIVAVGDDISMQPTIETAMVDLFGEDADFLEPEVAPEAIPDDEELLAEMEEPLPVEDRPGAEPGVAVDPDELQRIRSLWQEMRQAISDGDWRQYGELMDELDNLLEP from the coding sequence ATGACATTACGCATACTGCGCATCGCTCTTATTATTATCATTCCGCTGATTCTGCTGATGATCTTCTCCAGCTGGATTATGGAGTGGGTCTGGCTGCGCGAGCTGGGCTACGCCGATATTTTCCGCGTGCTTAAATCCACACAGGTAATGATGTTTCTGGGGGCGTTTCTGCTCTCCGGAATTTATCTGATGATCAATTTCCGGTTTCTGGCCCGGCAGCTTCAAAACTCCCGGCTGGTCACCACCATCATCGGCAGCCTCAACATTGCCATTCCCGCAGACCGCCAGTACAAATGGCTGCGCCGCGCATTCACCGCCGGATCACTGATCATCGCCTTTATTTTTGCCCTGGCGATCATGCTGCGGTGGGATGACGCCCTGCGGTTCTTCTACGCCCAGCCATTCGGCGCTGTTGATCCCGTTTTCGGCCGCGAAATCAGCTTCTACATGTTTCAGCTGCCGCTGATTTCCACCATTCAGGGATCGATCACCGCGCTGGCCTTTTTTGTGACATTTCTGCTGGCCGTGATTTACTTTGCCACCGATATGATCAGTGCCCGGCCCAACGAGGGACTCCGGGCCGACCCGTCGGCGCTGATGCAGATCAAAATCAACGGTGCGATCTGGCTGCTCTTTCTCGGCTTCGGATTCTTTCTTTCCCGCTACGAACTGCTTTTCCGTGAGGACGGGGTGGTTTTCGGAGCCGGCTACACGCATGTGGCCATTGAACTTCCCGCATTGTGGATTGCATCCATACTGACCATTCTTCTGGCGGCGCTGCTCATTGCCAGCCGATGGGTGCGGATGAACAAGGTGCTCGCCGGTGTGGCCGTGCTGGTTGTTCTGTCACTTCTTTTCGGCCGGCTGATACTGCCTGCGGCCGTGCAGCAGTTCCGCGTCGACCCCAACGAACTTGAGGTAGAACGCCCTTACATCGAGCATAATATTGAAATGACCCGGCTTGCTTACGGTCTGGATAACGTACGGGAGATCGATTATTCAGCAGATGATACGCTGAAGGCAGGCGATATCCGGGAGAATCAGGAAATAATCGAAAACATCCGGCTCTGGGATCCCCGGCTGCTCATCCAGACCTACCGGCAGCTTCAGGAGATCCGTCCGTACTACCAGTTCAATACCATCGGCATCGACCGTTATCGCATCGACGGTGAGAAACAGCAGGTCATGCTGGCCGGCCGTGAACTGTCTCCGCGTCTGCCGGACGGATCCAACACCTGGGTAAACCGCCACCTGCAGTACACGCACGGATACGGCGTTGCCATGAGTCCGGTCAACCGTTCCAACCGCCAGGGCGAGCCCCTTATGCTGGCCCGTGACCTCCCTCCAGTCACCCATCCCGACATTCCCATCGACAATGCGGCTATCTACTATGGCAAGCAGAGCGTTGGATATCACATTGTGAACACCGGCACCGAAGAGCTGCATTATCCTGCCGGCGACGGCAATGTCTATCATCATTATTCCGGCAGCGGAGGCATCCCGTTCCGGAGCTGGTTCCACCGGCTGCTGTTCGCCTGGGAGCTCGGGGACATCAACATCCTGCTGTCCGACTACATTACACCCGAAAGCCGACTGCAGATCTGGCGCGGGGTGCAGGACCGCATTGAACGCATCGCTCCGTTCCTCCAGCTCGATGAGGACCCCTATCTGGTCGTTCATGACGGACGGCTGGTCTGGATTCAGGACGCCTATACCACATCCTCAAAATTCCCTTACTCCGAACCTCAGGGAGATATCAACTATATGCGCAACCCGGTCAAAATTGTAGTGGATGCGTATGAGGGCTCGGTGGATTTTTATGTTGTGGATGAAACCGATCCGGTGATGGCCGTCTATCAGAATATCTTCCCGGATATATTCCAGCCGGCAGACCAGGTTCCCGAAGGTCTGGAAGAACATTTCCGCTACCCTGTCAACCTTTTCGAGGTGCAGATGCAGCAGTACACGCGCTATCACATGACCAATCCGCGCGTTTTCTATAATGACGAAGACCGCTGGCGGCGACCCTTTGAACAGTACGCCGGACAACGGACAGTCATGGAGCCCTACTATGTGCTTGGCCGGCTTCCCGGTGAAGAAACCGAAGAGCTGGAGTTCAAGCTTATCAGTCCGTTCACGCCCGAAGGCCGCAACAACATGATCGCCTGGATGGCGGCGCGATCCGATCCCGAACATTACGGTGAGCTGATCACATACCGTCTGCCCAAAGACCGCCTCATTTTCGGGCCGTCCCAGATCGAATCACGCATCGATCAGGATCCGGAAATTTCACGGCAGCTGGCGCTGTGGGACCAGCGCGGGTCCAGGGTCATTCGCGGCAACCTGCTGGTCGTGCCCGTCGCCAACTCCTTTATGTATGTCGAGCCGGTATTCCTGCTGGCTGACCGTGACGACATCCCGCAGCTTCAGCGCGTGATCGTGGCGGTCGGTGACGACATATCCATGCAACCAACCATCGAAACGGCGATGGTCGATCTGTTCGGCGAAGATGCCGATTTTCTTGAGCCGGAAGTTGCTCCTGAAGCGATACCGGATGATGAGGAGCTGCTGGCCGAAATGGAAGAGCCGCTTCCGGTTGAGGACCGGCCGGGCGCAGAACCGGGCGTTGCTGTTGATCCGGATGAACTGCAGCGAATCCGGTCGCTCTGGCAGGAAATGCGCCAGGCCATCAGTGACGGCGACTGGCGCCAGTACGGCGAGCTTATGGATGAACTGGACAACCTGCTCGAACCCTGA
- a CDS encoding sodium:solute symporter family protein: MSISIWKSFLVKNQEDFMVAGRSVSTSKLVGTLLCTWMGSGSLLAGAGLAANIGFSELWMAAGAWVAIVIVFFLAARVRRIAEFTVPDILELRYNKWARILGTIVIVIAYTTIVGYQFRAGGFVLDLVAGVPEWQGVLLTAGFIVTFTAFAGMLSIVSVDIINGAVITAAVIIAVPLVYINIGGAEHLTTTLDPSYFTIFGENNFWWAMGIFLPTFFLLLGESNMYQKFFSARNEKSAKTAVMWWVVGTIIVETALASLAIFAFSHFNALPSASEFFLSSGESERIILHTARYGSEVGLPLIVGLLLIMASVAIITSTGNSFLLTPSTNLTRDIYQRFINPHADGKMIVIIQRMAVVLLGILAWLLLTQFETILAMALTAYTMVGAGLTPALLAAFLWKRVTVAGGVSSIATGMGVTLFITVANSILVSTTGEQLLNEQYIILPAASASILVLIVVSLLTPPDPKEKWGRFYTTEKSLDEAMQKVKK, translated from the coding sequence ATGTCCATCTCTATCTGGAAAAGCTTTCTGGTGAAAAACCAGGAGGACTTCATGGTGGCCGGACGGTCGGTTTCCACATCCAAGCTGGTCGGTACGCTCCTCTGCACCTGGATGGGATCGGGCAGTCTTCTGGCCGGAGCCGGACTCGCCGCCAACATCGGGTTCTCCGAGCTCTGGATGGCTGCCGGAGCCTGGGTTGCCATCGTCATCGTCTTCTTTCTCGCCGCCCGCGTGCGCCGCATCGCCGAATTCACCGTGCCCGACATCCTTGAGCTGCGGTACAACAAGTGGGCTCGCATACTGGGCACCATCGTCATCGTGATCGCCTATACTACCATCGTGGGGTACCAGTTCCGCGCGGGCGGATTTGTCCTGGACCTGGTCGCCGGTGTTCCCGAATGGCAGGGTGTGCTGCTGACCGCAGGGTTCATCGTCACCTTCACCGCTTTTGCCGGCATGCTTTCCATCGTCTCGGTGGATATCATCAACGGTGCGGTAATTACTGCGGCAGTCATCATAGCCGTCCCGCTGGTCTACATCAACATCGGCGGCGCCGAGCATCTGACCACCACGCTGGATCCATCCTACTTTACCATTTTCGGTGAAAACAATTTCTGGTGGGCGATGGGGATCTTTCTGCCGACGTTCTTCCTGCTGCTGGGCGAGTCCAACATGTATCAGAAGTTCTTTTCTGCCCGGAATGAAAAATCCGCCAAAACCGCCGTTATGTGGTGGGTCGTGGGCACCATCATTGTGGAAACGGCCCTTGCCTCGCTGGCCATCTTTGCCTTCAGCCACTTCAACGCACTGCCGTCCGCTTCCGAATTTTTCCTCTCCAGCGGCGAATCAGAGCGGATCATCCTGCACACGGCCCGGTACGGCTCCGAAGTCGGTCTGCCCCTGATCGTCGGACTGCTGCTGATCATGGCCTCCGTCGCCATCATCACCTCGACCGGGAACAGTTTCCTGCTGACGCCATCCACCAACCTGACCCGCGACATTTATCAGCGGTTTATCAATCCGCATGCCGACGGCAAGATGATCGTTATCATCCAGCGGATGGCGGTAGTACTTCTCGGGATTCTGGCCTGGCTGCTGCTTACCCAGTTCGAGACGATCCTGGCGATGGCGCTTACGGCCTACACGATGGTGGGGGCGGGACTCACTCCCGCGCTGCTGGCCGCTTTCCTCTGGAAACGCGTGACCGTTGCCGGCGGTGTCTCATCCATTGCTACCGGGATGGGCGTCACGCTTTTCATCACCGTGGCAAATTCCATCCTTGTCAGTACAACCGGCGAGCAGCTGCTCAACGAGCAGTACATTATTCTGCCGGCGGCATCGGCATCCATTCTGGTGCTGATCGTGGTATCGCTGCTTACCCCGCCCGATCCGAAAGAAAAGTGGGGCCGGTTCTACACTACGGAAAAGTCCCTGGATGAGGCCATGCAGAAGGTGAAAAAGTAA